Genomic segment of Pararhodobacter zhoushanensis:
CCCCGGCGCATCCCGGTCTATCCCGACAACCCCGAATGGGCCTTGCCGAACCTCATCAGCACAGTTTTCAGCTTCATGATGTCGATCGGCTTTGTGCTTTTCGCGCTGGATCTGCTGCTGCACGCCCTCTTCGGTCGGCGCAGCACGCGCGATCCGTGGCAGGCGAACACGCTGGAATGGAAAATGGCTCTGCCGGTGCCCAGCTACAACATCGCCGCCCTGCCCGTTTCGACCGACATCTCAGCCGTCGCGCTCGCGCGCGGTGAGGGGGCGCTGCCGGGCGCGCCGCGGGGTCGGCGCGAGGTTCTGGCGGTCTCTTCCCTTGAGGGCAAAGCCCAGCATGTCGCGGTCCTGCCGGGGAATACCCTGCTGCCGGTGGTGACGGCGGCAATGGTGGGCGTCTTTGTGCTGCTCATGCTGTTCGGGGCGTATATTCTCGCCTGTGCAGCGTTACTCGGCGTGCTGGTTTGCGGCTGGACGTGGCACCGGTTTGGCCGCGATCTGCGCCCGGCGCAGATCGAGGTGACACCGGGACAAACCCTGCCCGATCAGACAGGCGTCGAGGGGTCGCTGACCCGCAGCGGCATGATCGCGCTGATCATCGCTGACGCCTCGCTGTTCGGTTCATTCCTGTTTGCGCTGGGGTTTCTGAGCGTGATCGCCCCGGGATGGCCGCCCCCTGACAGCGGGCTCGGCCTTGGCGCGCTGGTGCTTGGCGGCGGGACGTTGAGCGCGCTGGCCGTGGCCTCGGGGCTTTCCCGCTGGAGCCGGGGACCGCTGCCCGCTGCGCTGGCGGGCGTTGTGGCGCTGGTCACGGTGCTGGGCGTGGCGTGGCTGCTGGACGACCCCACGCGCCACGCGCGCGATGCCTTGCGCGCGGCGGCCACGGGCTATGCGGCGCTGCATATCGGCATCGCTGTGCTGCTGGCGCTGATCGCCCGGACACGAGCCCCCGCGACGGCAGCGGCAAGCCGGTCCCTCTGGCGGCTGTGGCAGGATTTCACGCTGATTACTGTGGCGATCCTCGCCCTGCTCGTCGTCGCGCAAGAGGTCCTGTCGTGATCTGGCTTTTGCGCGTCATCGCCGGGCCGTTGGTCTGGGCGGCGGGCTTCTCGGCGGTCTATGCGCTGCACGGGATCGGTTGCGCACGGGGCTGGCCGGGCGTGGCAACCCCTTTGGGACCGCTGCATGACGCGGCGCTGATCGGCGCACTGGTCGTCGCCCTTGTCGCCGCCGCCCTGATCTTTGTGCGCCGTCCCCGCCCGCCGATGGCACCCGAGGACCGGCTGATCACCTATGGCGCGTGGATCGGTCTGATCTCGGTCGGCTTCACGCTTTTCCCGGTGGTCGCGGTCAGCACCTGCGCCGTCGCTGGCTGAGGTTAGGGCGCTCAGTCGATACGCGTCACGCCGGCAACAATCTGTCTTACGTCAGCCTCAAGATGGCCAAGACCCGCGTCCTTCAGTTGGTCGATCACGTCGTCTCCGGTGCCCGTTGCCGGATGGTTCTTGTTGCGCAGACCGTGGATTCCGCGGACCCACGCCAGGATCGCGTCGTCCTGCGCTTTCGCGAAGGCGGTCTGATCCCACAGGCGTTTCAAGGGCAAACCGATGGCGTCGAAATACGTCAGGACGGCGTCGACATCATAAAGGGCGAGCGCGCGAAACAGATCGCCGTCACCGGTATCGGTCTTGAATGTCAGATTCCGCGCCGTGGCAGAAACATAGGTCAACGCATCACATCGTGGGGCGAGCTGATTGACGGCGAATTTCTTCTTTTTCTTGCGCCGCTCCAGAATGTCTATGTGCTGCGGGAAACGGCCGAGAAGCTGGCGCCCGTGAAGCGCAGACCCTTCGGCAAAGATCAACCGCTTGGCACCGGCGTACAGCGCGAGTTGCAGGCGCAACGGACTGCGTTCCGGATAGAGAATTCTGACGCCAGCGGCCTCAAGCAACGTGCAAAGATAGCTTTCACCGGCGTGGATCCCGTAACCGGGCCGCAGTTGCGCGCGCGAAACGTAAACGTAGTCGCTATCGATACTTTCCAGACCATTCCGAACGTAGAGAGCATCGAGCAGGTCAAGATACGCGTCATACGGTCGCGCGCCGTTCAGGTGTTCGGCCTGTGCCGCTACATGCAGCCGGTCAAAAACCGTCGGCGCAGTGATGATCTTGACGCGCTGTTGATCGATCCCGAACCAGCCAAGAAGCGCAGACATCACCGGCGTCGGCGTCGTTTCCTCTGCATGGCCCAGCCTTCCCGTCAAAATGAACGGCAGGTCGGGGTGGTCTGTTTTGCTTTGCAGGAAGCGCGGCACGATTTCCGCACAGCTGTGGCCGAAATGAGAACCGTTTGCCCCCAGGAAAACCGCCTCACCGCGGAACCGAACGGGCGGCTCTTCAGGCGGCTCTGGCCGTTCGCAAATCGGAGCGCCGTTGCGAAAGTGCCGTTGAAGGCCGTCAGCCTGAAAATTCGGCCAGAACACGCCGGGAGAAAACGCGCGCGCGTACCCTTGGACGAGCACGTTGTCGAAGGACACCATCGCCGGCAAATGGTGCAAACGGGCATCGGCTGCATCCGGCTCTTCCCGTCTGGGCTGGCTCATATCGGGCATGCGATGTGTTCCTTACTAGAACCGCGTGACGGGCGCGGATTCCCGGTCGATCCAGCGTTGTGGCAAGTGCGCGCCCGAACCCCTGACACGATATCGCCGAGTGCCAGAAGTTTCTAGGCTCAGGACCTGCTGATTTTGACCGCCCTGCGTGATTCAGGTTCCGCGATGAGACCTGCCGGTAAGCACTCTAGTTTTTGGCTGACCGACGCGCAGACAGCGCAGCGTCACCCCTTCTTTGCCAAAAGCCATGGCACCCCGCCGGTCGATGATCGACGCGTGGTAAGCGGCCTGGCTTCACCCAACGCTTTGAGAGGCGATGGCGCGCCATGGGCGTGTTGGCCCGGTTTCTGGACGGGCTGGTCGCAGATCCACGGATCACAAGACATGCGTTATCCCTGCAGGCGATCGCCCAACATCTTGGAATTGCAAGGGGAATGGTGCACCCAAGAGGATTCGAACCTCTGACCTCTGCCTTCGGAGGCGCTATTGACACCTTTCCTAATTGCGCGATAGAGCGCGACGGAGCACGATAAGATACTGAATATATTTGTATTTCCGTTTCGCTGTTCCGAAGCTTCTATCCAGAAACAGGTCGCAGCTTTCGCCCGTGTGCTTACGTAGTGCTTACGTGAGAAGGCTGTCGGCCGATCGGAAAGGTCTGAATTCGGATGGCAAAACTTACGAAACGTTTCGTCGATGCGGTCGAGATCCGCGACAAGGACTATGTCGTATGGGATGATGAGTTGCCTGGCTTCGGGCTGCGCGTGTTCGCTTCAGGAAAACGCAGCTACGTGATACAGTATCGTGCAGCCGGTCGTTCGCGGCGCTACGCGATCGGCCTTCATGGAGTCTGGACGCCCGAGACCGCCCGAAGGGAAGCGATGGCACAGCTCGGCCAGGTCGCCCGCGGTGAGAACCCTGCCGAGAACCGGCAGCTCGATCGCAAAGCGATGACCGTAAAGGAACTGGCCGAGCAATACGTCAAGGCCATGGAAGCCGGGCTAATCATGGGCAAAGGCGGACGCCCAAAGCGACCGTCCACGATTTATACGAACATCGGTGCTTTGAACGGACACATCATCCCCCTGATCGGCCAACGCCGCGTGCGTGACCTCACCAAGGCAGACGTGACGAAAATGATGAACGACGTGATTGCCGGGAAAACGCGCGCTGTCAAAAAGACTGGCAAGAAGCGAAGTGTTTCTATTCTGCGCGGCGGTCGTGGAACGGCGAGCAAATGCGTCGGCCTGACAGGCTCGATGCTTACTTATGCAATTAACATCGGGATCATCGAACACAACGTCGCCCATGGTATTCGAAAGCCGAAAGATCAGGTGCGAGATCGGCGCTTGAGCGATGACGAATACCGTGTGCTTGGCAGGATGCTTCGCGAGGCTGGCGAGGACCATGAACTCGCTCCTACAATCGCTATCACACGGCTTCTCGCGCTCACCGGCTGTCGACGCGGCGAGATACTTGGCCTGAAATGGAGCGAAGTCGATTTTGAGAACAGCTGCCTGCGTCTTGCGGACTCAAAGGAAGGTGCATCGACAAGACCGATCGGACTACCTGTCATCGAATTGCTCGAAGAACGCCGAAAGACGGTTTCTGGCGACTACGTGTTTCCTGGAACACGAGGGTCACAAACCTTCGGGAGCTTTCCGAACCAATGGAACAGGATCTTCCGCGGCTCCGAGCTTCCCAATTTCACCGCTCACATCCTTCGACACAGCTTCGCCAGCACTGCAAATGATCTTGGCTTCACAGAAAGCACAATTGCTGCCCTCGTCGGCCATTCGACGGGATCGATTACAAGCAAGTACATCCACTCGGTTGACAGCGTCCTCATAATGGCTGCGGATACAATTGCAGGCTATATCCAAGGCCTCCTTGACGGCGTCGAGTTCAGACACACTGCCTACGCTCTGGATCGAGCTGCGCGACGCGAGGCCCTGTCGCGGTTCATAGCGCAATCAAGCGCTTAGAACGGCTGCGACGCTCAACCAGACGAAGATAGCTTCCAGACTGGCCGGGCTGCCTGTGGAGGAAAAGTCAGAGCGAGAATTTCGACGCGTGAGCTATCCGTCGCGTTGAGGTCTCTGGATTCTCAACGATTGCGTAAAAAAGAGCAAGAGTTCGGCGGCTTTCGCCGTGACGGGTTTGGAGGTCGAGAGAGAGGCTTTCGGCCGCCCGTCGCGGGAGAAAACCCATGAATACCGAAATTATCGATGCCGGGCGTGACATCAGCGGCGGCTACAAGGTGGATGTGTCGCGCGGCACGAATGTGGACCGCGTGTCGTCCGAATGGTTCTCCCGGCCGGATGACGAGCGGTATCTGTCGCTCGACGATCTGTTCGCCTCGGTCAAGGGCCGGGCGGAGCGGAGCCGGACGCGGACAGTGGAAAGCGCCGCGATCCGGGTCGAGGCGCATCGGGACAACCCGGAAAAGCTGGGGCTGGTCCTGCCCGGTGCGGATGAAACCATCGCGCCGACGCATTGGTCCTTTGGCCAGCTCTCGAGCCTCGTCGGTGCGCCCGCGGCCTATCTGCGGCAACTGCCCGCGCCGCTGGCGGGGATCAACCTGCAATACGGCCTGACCAACCACCGCGCGGAGCAGATCAAGACCATGGAAGTCGCGAATGGCCGCACGGAACTGCGCGCCGTGACCGGCCCCGATTATGGCCGCATCTACGACCATGAACTGGTCTCCGCCGTGCAGCGCATCGCGGGCAACGGGACAGGCGACACGCGTTGGAAGGTCCCCGGCGTCCTCGACTGGTCCACCGGCATCTACAACCCGCGCGTGGACGTCACGAAGGAGACGACGACGCTCTACGCCTCGGACCGCGACGTTTATCTGTTCCTCGTCGACGATCTGAACCCCATCGAAGCGGGCCTGCTGCCCGATGGCTCGCCCGACCTCTACTTCCGGGGGTTCTACTGCTGGAATTCCGAGGTCGGCGCCAAGACGCTCGGCATCGCCAGCTTCTATCTGCGTGCGGTGTGTCAGAACCGCAACCTCTGGGGCGTCGAGGATTTCCAAGAGATCACGATCCGGCACTCCAAATACGCCGCCTCCCGGTTCGCACATCAGGCTGCTCCGGCGCTGAGCCGCTTCGCCGAGTCCTCGCCCGCGCCTTTCATCGACGGCATCCGCGCGGCGCGCGAGAAGATCGTCGCGCGGTCCGACGAGGACCGTCAGGATTTCCTGCGCAAGCGCGGGTTTTCGAAGGCTGAAACCGGGCGGATCATCGAGACTGTGCTGGCCGAGGAAGGCCGCCCGCCCGAAAGTGTCTTCGACTTCCTGCAGGGGATCACCGCGGTGGCTCGGTCGAAGCCGCAGCAGGATGCGCGGCTGGTGATGGAGGGGAAGGCGAAGGCTTTGTTGGACAGGGTGGTGTAGGCGCCTAGTTCGACGGCAGTAAAGGCATTTCACTACCGCCAAACCTGTGTGTTCGCTGGTAGCGAGGAGCCTTGACCACGAATTCGTCCAGATGAAGCGAACGGTCGCTCCCGCGACCCGCCTCAAGCGT
This window contains:
- a CDS encoding glycosyltransferase 61 family protein, whose amino-acid sequence is MPDMSQPRREEPDAADARLHHLPAMVSFDNVLVQGYARAFSPGVFWPNFQADGLQRHFRNGAPICERPEPPEEPPVRFRGEAVFLGANGSHFGHSCAEIVPRFLQSKTDHPDLPFILTGRLGHAEETTPTPVMSALLGWFGIDQQRVKIITAPTVFDRLHVAAQAEHLNGARPYDAYLDLLDALYVRNGLESIDSDYVYVSRAQLRPGYGIHAGESYLCTLLEAAGVRILYPERSPLRLQLALYAGAKRLIFAEGSALHGRQLLGRFPQHIDILERRKKKKKFAVNQLAPRCDALTYVSATARNLTFKTDTGDGDLFRALALYDVDAVLTYFDAIGLPLKRLWDQTAFAKAQDDAILAWVRGIHGLRNKNHPATGTGDDVIDQLKDAGLGHLEADVRQIVAGVTRID
- a CDS encoding tyrosine-type recombinase/integrase produces the protein MAKLTKRFVDAVEIRDKDYVVWDDELPGFGLRVFASGKRSYVIQYRAAGRSRRYAIGLHGVWTPETARREAMAQLGQVARGENPAENRQLDRKAMTVKELAEQYVKAMEAGLIMGKGGRPKRPSTIYTNIGALNGHIIPLIGQRRVRDLTKADVTKMMNDVIAGKTRAVKKTGKKRSVSILRGGRGTASKCVGLTGSMLTYAINIGIIEHNVAHGIRKPKDQVRDRRLSDDEYRVLGRMLREAGEDHELAPTIAITRLLALTGCRRGEILGLKWSEVDFENSCLRLADSKEGASTRPIGLPVIELLEERRKTVSGDYVFPGTRGSQTFGSFPNQWNRIFRGSELPNFTAHILRHSFASTANDLGFTESTIAALVGHSTGSITSKYIHSVDSVLIMAADTIAGYIQGLLDGVEFRHTAYALDRAARREALSRFIAQSSA
- a CDS encoding DUF932 domain-containing protein; amino-acid sequence: MNTEIIDAGRDISGGYKVDVSRGTNVDRVSSEWFSRPDDERYLSLDDLFASVKGRAERSRTRTVESAAIRVEAHRDNPEKLGLVLPGADETIAPTHWSFGQLSSLVGAPAAYLRQLPAPLAGINLQYGLTNHRAEQIKTMEVANGRTELRAVTGPDYGRIYDHELVSAVQRIAGNGTGDTRWKVPGVLDWSTGIYNPRVDVTKETTTLYASDRDVYLFLVDDLNPIEAGLLPDGSPDLYFRGFYCWNSEVGAKTLGIASFYLRAVCQNRNLWGVEDFQEITIRHSKYAASRFAHQAAPALSRFAESSPAPFIDGIRAAREKIVARSDEDRQDFLRKRGFSKAETGRIIETVLAEEGRPPESVFDFLQGITAVARSKPQQDARLVMEGKAKALLDRVV